A region of Penaeus monodon isolate SGIC_2016 unplaced genomic scaffold, NSTDA_Pmon_1 PmonScaffold_1948, whole genome shotgun sequence DNA encodes the following proteins:
- the LOC119569877 gene encoding uncharacterized protein LOC119569877, with translation MLNPPKKLAGCDQYHLVSLDLTLHDSPTKLLWRPGERAASLRLVLLRSGAGYDEFTFFRESSSQLQYDMTFRRVSGVLGATCVVASASLDVSCACRKNQTEINSFYVESFDDDGTKTPSYFSLDCEDDAEANANPPEPTASSLKSSAFLEGRHPSLGKQVVNGPTQPRNEIHH, from the exons ATGctgaatccccccaaaaaacttgcAGGGTGCGACCAATACCATCTAGTCTCCCTCGACTTGACTCTTCACGATTCGCCCACTAAACTGCTCTGGCGGCCGGGCGAACGCGCCGCGAGCTTGCGCTTGGTTTTACTGCGTTCCGGAGCTGGGTATGATGAATTTACATTCTTCAGGGAGTCAAGTTCACAACTTCAGTATGACATGACATTTCGGCGTGTGTCTGGTG TTTTAGGTGCCACTTGTGTTGTAGCGAGTGCCAGTCTCGATGTGTCCTGCGCTTGTCGCAAAAATCAGACGGAAATTAACAGCTTCTACGTTGAAAGCTTTGACGATGATGGCACGAAGACTCCAAGCTACTTTTCCTTGGACTGTGAGGATGACGCAG AAGCCAATGCCAATCCTCCGGAACCCACGGCAAGTTCTTTGAAGAGCAGTGCTTTTTTAGAAGGCAGGCATCCTTCCTTGGGAAAACAAGTCGTCAATGGCC CAACACAACCCCGGAATGAGATTCACCACTAA